A window from Drosophila subobscura isolate 14011-0131.10 chromosome O, UCBerk_Dsub_1.0, whole genome shotgun sequence encodes these proteins:
- the LOC117898204 gene encoding DNA repair protein XRCC3, translating into MTNFLEQLPKRIRDIAESLNVLTPEEVLTTPRVKFLDTRVTSVYTLVRKCTPDDVRVLKDAAAKWLAETPLTADSLFKPLANVRWSRVSFGCPALDRCTGGGVVTRGITEICGAAGVGKTQLLLQLALCVQLPLQLGGLGKGVAYICTEDVFPARRLREMSNAMEARYPQESLNLMGNVFVEHQREIDTLMNCVVNHLPRLLRQHSIGLIVIDSVGAIFRLFTDYLERAKLMRRLANALISYADKYNCAVVCVNQVSSKCNGSSDDAPSLGLQWSHLGRTRMSITRVPKQHMVQDQLLTVRKLEILYSPETPNDFAEFLITSQGVVELPPKVRRL; encoded by the exons ATGACAAACTTTTTGGAACAATTACCTAAGCGAATTAGAGACATTGCTGAGAGCC TCAATGTGCTCACACCAGAGGAAGTGCTGACGACGCCCAGGGTCAAGTTTTTGGACACTCGCGTCACATCGGTGTACACGCTGGTGCGTAAGTGCACGCCGGACGATGTGCGTGTGCTGAAGGATGCGGCAGCCAAGTGGCTGGCAGAGACACCGCTGACAG CTGATTCCCTGTTCAAGCCGCTGGCCAATGTCAGATGGTCACGCGTGTCCTTTGGCTGCCCTGCCTTGGATCGCTGCACGGGCGGCGGTGTGGTCACGCGGGGCATAACCGAAATCTGTGGCGCTGCCGGCGTGGGCAAGacacaactgctgctgcagctggctctctgtgtgcagctgccgctgcagctgggcgGCCTGGGCAAGGGCGTGGCTTACATATGCACAGAGGATGTCTTTCCGGCGCGACGTCTGCGTGAGATGAGCAACGCTATGGAGGCGCGCTATCCCCAGGAGTCACTCAATCTAATGGGCAACGTTTTCGTGGAGCATCAGCGCGAAATT GACACGCTTATGAATTGTGTTGTCAATCACCTGCCGCGACTGCTGCGACAGCACAGCATTGGCCTGATCGTCATCGACTCGGTGGGTGCCATTTTTCGTCTCTTCACGGACTACCTCGAGCGCGCCAAGCTAATGCGCCGCCTGGCCAATGCTTTGATAAGCTACGCGGACAAGTACAACTGCGCCGTGGTGTGCGTCAATCAGGTGTCCAGCAAGTGCAATGGCAGCTCGGATGATGCGCCCAGCCTGGGCCTGCAATGGTCGCATCTGGGTCGCACTCGCATGAGCATTACGCGCGTGCCCAAGCAGCACATGGTCCAGGATCAGCTGCTGACAGTGCGCAAGCTGGAGATTTTGTACTCCCCCGAGACGCCCAATGATTTTGCTGAGTTTTTGATCACCTCACAGGGCGTGGTGGAGCTGCCCCCCAAAGTGCGACGCTTGTGA
- the LOC117898207 gene encoding mucin-5AC — MMPETERDSQLVAAEMVSGALGHGYGIVKEQQQHHHHHPSHPHQLQMQLQHQQQLQHNSTADLYKMATSTYVYSNPLTIPPTSVSSMVSPSSKEKLVNLLRVRDNNNCHQNMGSPISASTPNSCSPPTTFLQKQLEATPARPSSVLPQQQQTTQQRRSAATAAPTNWHAHVYARPPNRPTPHSIADILGMAVGEKCASESAYDPTGPAKSPNTILQQYQDQAPMRSASISMSDASEEDGSVNATASGGGVAAPPPVGVPSVAAVNTPLDQPLNLCVAKKSREAHNSSPMPTASSKQTATTLLGKTKKENTGKPPAKKKKNATTSSSSSGTTAAAAATTVALPPDISPTGSSDSLMRDKLMASNPPQQLASNNNSNMETTEDDSDSGSMDARRKKKARTTFTGRQIFELEKQFEVKKYLSSSERTEMAKLLIVTETQVKIWFQNRRTKWKKQDNVTNNEAAEHKSTNANKSSGGAEQSPAAPATTGGSGSGSSAVESAGAGPAAATKKSTSAQGEKTRGNNNNNNSVSLANNNSVNNESKLPNKQTSAKVKKQLNALLEKAAKTTNCAPNRSENEKVEMHKAGEKRHHPSNNNVGESKLMHQRMHQHAIPLTVEPAAPLEQTEKLDIKLEESPQHRELQLSLQRAAAAAKAAQQNGCSPTPANAATAAALLNEMDFESKLAASKISIALASMASKQLKQAEAAEASKQLKQFEAEASKHESEEDEETSTEHGDSTEAHDSQDQDVSMREN; from the exons ATGATGCCCGAAACTGAACGCGATTCGCAGTTGGTGGCAGCTGAAATGGTAAGCGGTGCCCTGGGGCATGGTTATGGCATAGTcaaggaacagcagcagcatcatcatcatcatcccagCCATCCGCATCAGCTTCAAATGCAgctccagcatcagcagcaactgcagcacaaCTCCACAGCCGATCTCTACAAGATGGCCACCAGCACCTATGTGTACAGCAATCCTCTGACCATACCACCCACATCCGTGTCCTCGATGGTCAGTCCGAGCAGCAAGGAGAAGCTCGTCAATCTGCTGCGCGTGcgcgacaacaacaattgccatCAGAACATGGGCAGCCCGATCTCCGCCAGCACACCCAACAGCTGCAGTCCACCAACCACATTTCTACAGAAGCAACTGGAGGCGACACCCGCCAGACCCAGCTCAGtgctgccacaacagcaacagaccACCCAACAGCGTCGCTCTGCTGCCACAGCGGCCCCCACCAACTGGCACGCCCATGTCTATGCCCGTCCACCCAATCGTCCCACGCCACACTCCATAGCCGACATCCTGGGCATGGCCGTGGGCGAAAAGTGTGCTTCCGAGAGCGCCTACGATCCAACAGGTCCTGCCAAGTCGCCCAACACCATACTGCAGCAGTACCAGGATCAGGCACCCATGCGCAGCGCCTCCATCTCGATGAGCGATGCCAGCGAGGAGGACGGCTCTGTCAATGCCACTgcaagtggaggaggagtagctGCACCCCCGCCGGTGGGAGTGCCAAGCGTAGCCGCAGTCAACACACCGCTCGATCAGCCATTAAATCTGTGTGTGGCCAAAAAGTCGCGCGAGGCGCACAACAGCTCACCCAtgcccacagccagcagcaagcagacagcaacaacactgCTGGGCAAGACCAAGAAAG AAAACACGGGCAAGCCACCggccaagaaaaagaaaaatgcgacgaccagcagcagcagcagcggcacaacggcagcagcagcagccaccacggTGGCCCTGCCGCCGGACATCAGCCCCacgggcagcagcgacagcttGATGCGGGACAAGCTGATGGCCAGCAATCCACCACAGCAGTTGgccagcaataacaacagcaatatGGAGACCACCGAAGATGACTCCGATTCGGGCTCCATGGATGCGCGGCGCAAGAAGAAGGCACGCACCACATTCACGGGTCGCCAGATCTTCGAGCTGGAGAAGCAGTTCGAGGTCAAGAAATATCTCAGCTCCAGCGAGCGCACCGAAATGGCCAAGCTGCTGATAGTCACCGAAACGCAg GTTAAAATCTGGTTCCAGAATCGACGCACAAAGTGGAAAAAGCAGGATAATGTTACCAACAATGAGGCCGCGGAGCACAAatccacaaatgcaaataaatcgagcggcggagcagagcagtcgcccgcagcaccagcaacaactggaggcagtggcagtggcagttccGCCGTGGAGAGTGCAGGtgcaggcccagcagcagcaaccaaaaagtCTACAAGTGCCCAAGGAGAGAAAACtcgcggcaacaacaacaacaacaattcggtatctttggccaacaacaatagcGTTAACAATGAGAGCAAATTGCCCAACAAACAGACGAGCGCCAAAGTGAAGAAACAATTGAATGCATTGCTGgagaaggcagcaaaaacaacaaattgtgcgCCAAATCGCAGCGAGAATGAGAAGGTGGAAATGCACAAAGCTGGGGAGAAGCGTCACCATCCATCCAACAACAATGTGGGGGAGTCAAAGTTGATGCATCAGCGGATGCACCAGCATGCCATACCGCTGACCGTGGAGCCGGCCGCACCCTTGGAGCAGACCGAGAAGCTGGACATTAAGCTGGAAGAGTCGCCGCAGCATCGCGAGCTGCAGTTGAGTCTGCAGCGTGCTGCCGCGGCGGCCAAGGCTGCACAGCAGAACGGCTGCAGTCCGACGCCAGCGAATgcagcgacggcggcggcgctgCTCAACGAAATGGATTTCGAGAGCAAGTTGGCGGCGTCCAAGATTTCGATAGCTTTGGCCAGCATGGCCAgcaagcagctgaagcaggcGGAGGCGGCTGAGGCCAGCAAGCAGTTGAAGCAGTTCGAGGCCGAGGCCAGCAAGCA CGAGTctgaggaggatgaggagacGTCCACCGAGCATGGTGACTCCACAGAGGCGCACGACTCGCAAGATCAGGATGTGTCGATGCGCGAGAACTAA
- the LOC117898200 gene encoding dynein assembly factor 5, axonemal, with protein sequence MSQISKEEIEEKTKTACKELESTDRAHKTKILKEMLAWVESCNDEGNTELLAEYFDRLYLHLLKCYHDRFESVRDGAVRLVDAYLERLPPMDFNLLNVVSTLTERMGQAETVEPSEEIRLLYIGQLHLMVRKYAKMGNVGVFRECYNLLVKVLNKAIRDEYPVVQREACTTLVALCGVAETAELRPYTEQLAVALYGMLNHKHAPARISAVEALGRLSLHMDASAESMRRLFGEVSPLLMDRMPLVRREVGLMGVLMLMDLLDRYSFFERILPLVLCCLKDDSPEVRSHILPLWVKCGKQYYDENEAELSQQEISDLPVDNYPKDVKRPTIGCRGLVQRSLRLLTLITRETTDWKDNVRLHSLKLLYQFVVHAEAAMTAKFYEIYPDVSHACCDAVAEVSAEAAKVADLMGRLLCYDAWIEHGFDGLQRNARESYMKCFYYMFTASNGASYEHLIRLGKLLRDTEYSHTLKPGFQLFILKLLDTMLDKSLEVTATQEELQTLYESVYVVGIKVMALGYSLNSDNSDLNVGQRVLERVAQFLDLTLDQLHERCFHLALADVQNLDAALEDNVEPVLLLDGLINIGHLRRSYLKLLIERVKIVFEYCSANAQIRIFSSLSMAALHWSSTMLPAEDKDTPSMLKTFVTDIVEPYLTWKAGANAESMRTLAMATLCALSQSAPEAVLEVLPSLVKHMPSLLEDRNSSTRNYAIKTVHYFRNLSVEELKPLAYATMQRMDDPSAGIRSMAALAVSKLSPVFQGDSEEDIQHQHEVWDTFIKRSMDLLLLYHESPEKDIKKAAELSLENLAIDHPEAWTERCQHALNMSHKQDELLKLYEKLSINKVPLQPKN encoded by the coding sequence ATGTCGCAAATTAGCAAAGAAGAAATCGAGGAAAAGACAAAAACCGCCTGCAAGGAGCTGGAGTCCACGGATCGTGCACACAAGACAAAGATCCTGAAGGAAATGCTCGCCTGGGTGGAGAGCTGCAACGATGAGGGAAACACAGAGCTGCTGGCTGAATACTTTGATCgtttgtatctgcatctgctgaAGTGCTATCACGATCGTTTCGAGAGCGTGCGCGATGGGGCTGTGCGCCTGGTGGACGCCTACCTGGAGCGCCTTCCGCCGATGGACTTCAATCTGCTGAATGTGGTGTCCACGCTGACGGAGCGCATGGGCCAGGCCGAGACGGTGGAGCCCAGCGAGGAGATTCGTCTCCTGTACATTGGGCAACTGCATTTGATGGTGCGCAAGTACGCGAAAATGGGCAACGTGGGCGTCTTCCGTGAGTGCTACAATCTGCTGGTGAAAGTGTTGAACAAGGCCATCCGTGATGAGTATCCCGTGGTGCAGCGCGAGGCTTGCACCACACTGGTGGCACTCTGTGGCGTGGCCGAGACTGCGGAGCTGCGGCCGTACACCGAACAGCTGGCTGTGGCGCTGTATGGAATGCTCAACCACAAGCACGCTCCAGCGCGCATCTCAGCGGTGGAGGCACTCGGGCGTCTCAGCCTGCACATGGATGCCAGCGCGGAGAGCATGCGCCGGCTGTTTGGTGAGGTGTCGCCACTCCTCATGGACCGCATGCCGCTGGTGCGTCGCGAGGTGGGCCTGATGGGTGTCCTTATGCTGATGGATCTGCTCGATCGTTACTCCTTCTTCGAGCGCATTCTGCCGCTGGTGCTGTGCTGCCTCAAGGACGACTCCCCGGAAGTGCGCAGCCACATCCTGCCGCTGTGGGTCAAGTGCGGCAAGCAGTATTACGACGAGAACGAAGCGGAGTTGTCGCAGCAGGAGATCAGCGATCTGCCAGTGGATAACTACCCCAAGGATGTCAAGCGCCCAACGATCGGGTGTCGTGGCTTGGTGCAGCGTTCGCTGCGTTTGCTGACTCTCATCACACGCGAAACGACCGACTGGAAGGACAATGTTCGCCTGCACTCGCTGAAGCTGCTCTACCAGTTTGTGGTGCACGCGGAGGCGGCCATGACGGCCAAGTTCTATGAGATTTATCCGGATGTGTCGCATGCCTGCTGCGATGCCGTGGCAGAGGTCAGTGCGGAGGCTGCCAAGGTGGCCGATCTGATGGGCCGTCTGCTCTGCTACGATGCGTGGATCGAGCATGGCTTCGATGGATTGCAGCGCAATGCTCGGGAGTCCTACATGAAGTGTTTCTACTACATGTTCACCGCCTCGAATGGTGCCAGCTACGAGCATCTCATTCGCTTGGGCAAGCTGCTGCGGGACACCGAATACTCGCACACCCTGAAGCCGGGCTTTCAGCTGTTCATCCTCAAGCTGCTGGACACCATGCTGGACAAGTCGCTGGAGGTGACAGCCAcacaggaggagctgcagacgCTCTACGAGAGCGTCTATGTCGTGGGCATCAAGGTCATGGCTTTGGGCTACTCCTTGAACAGCGACAATTCCGACTTGAATGTGGGTCAAAGGGTCTTGGAGCGCGTTGCACAGTTCCTGGACTTGACGTTGGACCAGCTGCATGAGCGCTGCTTTCACCTGGCACTGGCGGACGTGCAGAATCTGGATGCTGCGCTGGAGGATAATGTCGagcccgtgctgctgctggacggaCTCATCAACATCGGACATTTGCGTCGCTCCTATCTGAAGCTGCTCATCGAACGCGTGAAGATTGTCTTTGAATATTGTTCCGCGAATGCGCAGATTCGCATCTTTAGCAGCCTCTCGATGGCCGCGCTGCACTGGTCCAGCACAATGCTGCCCGCTGAGGATAAGGACACTCCCAGCATGTTGAAAACCTTCGTCACGGACATAGTCGAACCCTATTTGACGTGGAAAGCGGGCGCCAATGCCGAATCCATGCGCaccctggccatggccacgcTCTGTGCGCTCTCACAGAGCGCTCCGGAGGCTGTGCTCGAGGTTCTGCCCTCGCTGGTCAAGCATATGCCCAGCCTGCTCGAAGATCGCAACTCGAGCACTCGCAATTATGCCATCAAAACGGTGCACTACTTCCGTAACTTGAGCGTGGAGGAGCTGAAGCCACTGGCCTATGCCACAATGCAGCGCATGGACGATCCCTCGGCGGGCATTCGCTCAATGGCCGCGCTGGCCGTGAGCAAGCTGTCGCCCGTCTTCCAGGGCGACTCCGAAGAGGACATTCAACACCAGCACGAAGTCTGGGATACATTTATTAAGCGTTCGAtggatttgttgctgctctatCACGAGAGCCCCGAAAAGGACATCAAGAAGGCGGCAGAGCTGAGCCTCGAGAATCTGGCCATAGACCACCCCGAGGCCTGGACGGAACGCTGCCAGCACGCCCTGAACATGTCCCATAAGCAGGATGAGCTGCTGAAACTCTACGAAAAGCTGAGCATCAACAAGGTGCCGCTGCAGCCCAAGAACTGA